A window of the Helianthus annuus cultivar XRQ/B chromosome 4, HanXRQr2.0-SUNRISE, whole genome shotgun sequence genome harbors these coding sequences:
- the LOC110880898 gene encoding uncharacterized protein LOC110880898 gives MRWLKKADFRKVAPPLADSQRRIDAIRLLPEAERSFNPSPPTPSPLSSANMSDSSKVPVYLDLDELDSYPTPTIVKKEAPAATSSKPLPAPKANPRTRASAAKKRKGLEVSAPSSGGFSYDDLSFTDSLEPMTSFLNKGLQHLLHLYNDACGTVALHEARIKQLETTVADQGAIAEAKSRHYEDKLKKVTQDAELKLATMQMDHDQAMINFREGIKTSAILKELGGKTVPLPSEAGESSKSAEVADQAGDKKDAGADAAEDAGQDAGEDAEHIINVSR, from the exons ATGAGatggttgaagaagg CTGATTTCAGGAAAGTTGCACCTCCCCTCGCTGATTCTCAAAGAAGAATAGACGCCATTAGACTCCTTCCAGAGgcagagagaagtttcaacccatctccaccaactccaagccctctttcaagcgcaaacatgtctg attccagcaaagttccagtctATCTAGACCTCGACGAACTCGACAGCTATCCAACTCCAACCATAGTCAAGAAGGAGGCTCCTgctgccaccagctccaagccactcccagctcccaaggccaacccaaggacTCGTGCTTCCGCAGCGAAAAAAAGGAAGGGCCTTGAGGTCAGTGCTCCAAGCTCAGgagggttctcctatgacgatctcagctttaccgattccttagagccaatgacatccttccttaacaag ggcctccagcatttgcTCCACTTGTACAATGATGCATGTGGTACCGTCGCACTTCATGAAGCCAGGATCAAGCAGCTTGAAACTACTGTTGccgaccaaggtgccattgctgaagcgaaGAGTCGGCACTATGAGGATAAGCTAAAAAAGGTCACTCAGGATGCCGAGCTCAAATTGGCCACCATGCAAATGGATCATGATCAGGccatgatcaatttccgggaAGGAATCAAGACTTCTGCCATT ttgaaggagcttggaggcaaAACTGTGCCACTCCCATCTGAAGCCGGTGAATCTTCCAAGTCAGCGGAGGTGGCagatcaggctggagacaagaaggatgccgGAGCGGATGCTGCTGAGGATGCTGGacaggatgctggtgaggatgctg AACATATTATAAATGTATCCCGGTAA